From Sphingobium sp. WTD-1, a single genomic window includes:
- a CDS encoding DUF6118 family protein, giving the protein MDEDEYREPHAGDDPVAAFERLRGEVSLLRHAVEGLTAARESIDIPDYQPTLERTEKVLGVLAQQIAAMRKSPALSMDPAHMAGEIATAAIGARREDQRLITEARTALDQAAREIGSRLASARRGDEQNRWLYLFGGGGLVLGLLFYAALAGPIARLTPDSWLWPEGVATRVLDAPTQWEGGQRLMRAAAPERWEAIVATDKLLRDNRETIETCRKSATKAKKPVRCTIEVKPATE; this is encoded by the coding sequence ATGGACGAGGACGAGTATCGCGAACCCCATGCCGGCGACGATCCAGTGGCCGCGTTCGAGCGGTTGCGCGGCGAGGTGTCGTTGCTGCGTCATGCGGTCGAAGGGCTGACCGCCGCGCGCGAGTCCATCGACATTCCCGATTATCAGCCGACGCTTGAGCGTACCGAAAAGGTGCTGGGGGTTCTGGCCCAGCAGATCGCCGCGATGCGGAAAAGCCCTGCCCTGTCGATGGACCCGGCGCATATGGCGGGCGAGATCGCGACGGCGGCGATCGGCGCGCGCCGCGAGGACCAGCGTCTTATCACCGAGGCGCGCACGGCGCTGGACCAGGCCGCGCGTGAGATCGGGAGCCGGCTTGCTTCCGCGCGGCGCGGCGACGAGCAGAATCGCTGGCTATATCTGTTCGGCGGTGGCGGCCTGGTGCTGGGGCTGTTGTTCTATGCCGCGTTGGCGGGGCCGATCGCGCGTCTGACGCCCGATAGCTGGCTATGGCCTGAAGGCGTGGCGACGCGCGTTTTGGACGCGCCGACGCAATGGGAGGGGGGGCAGCGGTTGATGCGGGCCGCTGCGCCGGAGCGCTGGGAGGCGATCGTCGCGACCGACAAGCTGTTGCGCGACAATCGCGAGACGATCGAGACGTGCCGCAAGTCGGCGACGAAGGCAAAGAAGCCGGTGCGCTGCACGATCGAGGTCAAGCCGGCGACAGAATAA
- a CDS encoding flagellar hook-basal body complex protein FliE: MSSIFNDVMAVRSAILDRNAALRNVASSAGSVGSPGGAGAKFEAAMDTVLGKADGADSVVGPGSTQGISAAGRAEPGGFTSTLQTQLQKINEINARAGKLTVAYERGEEVDIAKVMLARQESSIAFEATLQVRNKLLSAYKDIMSMPV, encoded by the coding sequence ATGAGCAGCATCTTCAACGACGTCATGGCCGTGCGAAGCGCCATCCTCGACAGGAATGCGGCGCTTCGAAATGTAGCAAGCAGCGCGGGTTCTGTTGGTAGCCCCGGGGGTGCGGGAGCAAAATTCGAAGCAGCGATGGATACCGTGCTTGGAAAGGCGGACGGTGCAGACTCGGTCGTAGGTCCAGGTTCGACCCAAGGGATCTCGGCTGCCGGGCGCGCGGAACCAGGTGGCTTTACCTCTACACTGCAAACACAGCTTCAAAAGATCAATGAAATCAACGCTCGCGCCGGAAAGTTGACGGTTGCCTATGAACGCGGCGAAGAGGTCGATATTGCAAAGGTAATGCTCGCGCGGCAGGAGTCGTCGATCGCGTTCGAGGCGACGTTGCAAGTTCGCAATAAGTTGCTTTCCGCGTATAAGGACATCATGAGCATGCCAGTCTAG
- a CDS encoding nuclear transport factor 2 family protein yields the protein MILAFRVAMATALAMPIAVAAQPASRFADTKAVEAVLSQYKAAIEKLDAKGTERLFAADSQIFETGGSEGTYATYLAHHLGPELAAFKSFTFSDYKVKVRFEGPVALATETYRYRIEPKNGAVAERIGVATSVLTRSGSSWKIISMHSSARKPKGS from the coding sequence ATGATTTTGGCGTTTAGGGTGGCAATGGCCACAGCACTGGCGATGCCGATCGCGGTCGCCGCCCAGCCTGCATCGCGCTTCGCGGATACGAAGGCCGTGGAGGCAGTACTGTCGCAGTACAAGGCGGCGATTGAAAAGCTCGATGCGAAAGGAACAGAGCGACTCTTCGCGGCCGACTCCCAGATATTCGAAACGGGTGGCTCGGAGGGAACCTACGCGACATACCTCGCCCATCATCTTGGGCCAGAGCTGGCAGCCTTCAAGTCGTTTACATTTTCCGACTACAAGGTGAAGGTTCGCTTTGAGGGTCCGGTCGCACTTGCCACCGAGACCTACCGCTATCGGATCGAGCCGAAGAACGGGGCTGTTGCCGAACGTATTGGCGTCGCAACCAGCGTCTTAACGCGCTCGGGGAGCAGCTGGAAGATCATCAGCATGCACAGTAGCGCTCGCAAGCCGAAAGGCTCCTGA
- a CDS encoding DUF6118 family protein, translating to MAARVLDEPTLWDAGQHLMVSASQPSWEVIVTADRVLRDNRETIKGCRKAAVKAKQAVRCTIQKKAAE from the coding sequence ATGGCGGCGCGCGTGCTGGATGAACCCACCCTTTGGGATGCCGGCCAGCATCTGATGGTCAGCGCATCGCAGCCGAGCTGGGAGGTGATAGTCACGGCCGACAGGGTCTTGCGCGACAATCGCGAGACGATCAAGGGATGCCGCAAAGCCGCTGTGAAGGCGAAGCAGGCGGTGCGCTGCACGATCCAGAAAAAGGCGGCGGAATAG
- a CDS encoding cytochrome c/FTR1 family iron permease, with translation MAEPGDVQTAWRLLDYIAVDYGGAVAEGRVKSAAEYAEMNEFSASVTTRLRDLPAKPERPALVQGADNLQGMIARKASAEQVATTAHGLAADLLRAYPVPLAPDKAPDLASADALFRQSCASCHGMTGDGHGPDAAKLDPPPIAFTDAERARQRSVFALYQVVTQGIDGTGMQSFADVANDQRWALAFRAGSFAFTDEQAREGERLWKSNPALRQRIPDLKTLVALTPAALATSIGEAKADAVMAYLRRHPDQVMQHAPGSLAVARAKLAQSLAAARRGDARGARELALSAYLDGFEPVEPTLTARDAALMGRIEGAMGEFRAAIDRGASPNELAEKVSVLDGLFDDAEAALAPDAATEASTFLGAFTILLREGLEALLIVVAMIAFLRKAERGEALRYVHGGWISALVAGGITWVVATYAIGISGASRELTEGFGSLFAAVVLLSVGIWMHGKAQADQWQRYIREKMSRALTGGSGWFLFGLAFVVVYREVFETILFYAALWSQGNGPVLLAGAGSAVLLLAVIAWAMLRYSRTLPITQFFRYSSWLMAILTVVLAGKGVSALQEAGIIAIAPLRDVPRLSILGLFPTWQSVLAQLLMAVAIAIGFAWNRRGDRGRASAH, from the coding sequence ATGGCCGAACCCGGCGACGTGCAAACCGCATGGCGGCTGCTCGACTATATCGCCGTCGATTATGGCGGTGCGGTTGCCGAGGGCCGGGTCAAGAGCGCGGCCGAGTATGCCGAGATGAACGAGTTCTCCGCGTCCGTTACGACGCGGCTGCGCGATCTGCCGGCGAAGCCGGAACGGCCGGCGCTGGTTCAAGGAGCCGACAACCTGCAAGGGATGATCGCGCGCAAGGCATCGGCTGAACAGGTGGCGACCACCGCGCACGGGCTGGCGGCTGATCTGCTGCGCGCCTATCCAGTGCCGCTCGCGCCCGACAAGGCTCCGGACCTCGCCTCGGCCGATGCGCTGTTTCGACAATCCTGCGCGTCCTGCCACGGCATGACGGGCGACGGGCATGGCCCCGACGCCGCCAAGCTCGATCCGCCGCCGATCGCGTTCACTGATGCCGAGCGCGCCCGCCAGCGAAGCGTGTTCGCGCTCTATCAGGTGGTGACGCAAGGGATCGACGGGACAGGGATGCAGAGCTTCGCCGATGTGGCGAACGATCAGCGCTGGGCGCTCGCCTTCCGCGCCGGGAGCTTCGCCTTCACCGACGAACAGGCGCGCGAAGGCGAGCGGCTGTGGAAGTCAAACCCGGCGCTTCGCCAGCGCATACCGGACCTGAAAACCCTCGTCGCGCTCACCCCGGCCGCGCTCGCCACCTCGATTGGCGAAGCGAAGGCCGATGCGGTCATGGCCTATCTCCGCCGCCATCCCGATCAGGTGATGCAACACGCGCCTGGCTCGCTTGCGGTTGCGCGCGCCAAGCTCGCCCAAAGCCTAGCGGCAGCGCGGCGTGGCGATGCGCGCGGGGCGAGGGAGCTGGCCTTGTCGGCTTATCTCGACGGGTTCGAGCCGGTCGAACCAACGCTCACCGCGCGCGACGCGGCGCTGATGGGCCGGATCGAAGGCGCGATGGGCGAGTTTCGCGCCGCGATCGACCGCGGTGCCTCGCCCAACGAGCTCGCGGAAAAGGTGTCAGTGCTCGACGGGCTGTTCGACGATGCGGAAGCGGCGCTGGCGCCTGATGCCGCCACGGAAGCGTCCACGTTCCTGGGCGCATTCACGATCTTGCTGCGCGAGGGGCTCGAAGCCTTGCTCATCGTCGTCGCCATGATCGCGTTCCTTCGCAAGGCGGAGCGAGGAGAGGCGCTGCGATACGTGCATGGCGGTTGGATCAGCGCGCTCGTTGCCGGGGGGATCACCTGGGTGGTGGCCACCTATGCAATCGGGATCAGCGGCGCGAGCCGGGAGCTGACCGAAGGGTTTGGGTCGCTGTTCGCTGCGGTCGTGCTGCTCTCGGTTGGAATATGGATGCACGGCAAGGCGCAAGCCGATCAGTGGCAACGCTATATCCGGGAAAAAATGTCACGGGCGCTCACCGGAGGATCGGGCTGGTTCCTGTTCGGGCTGGCGTTCGTGGTGGTCTATCGGGAGGTCTTTGAGACAATCCTGTTCTACGCGGCGCTCTGGTCGCAAGGAAACGGTCCCGTGCTGCTGGCCGGGGCGGGCTCGGCCGTTCTCCTGCTTGCGGTGATCGCCTGGGCCATGCTTCGCTACAGCCGCACGCTGCCGATCACGCAGTTCTTCCGCTACAGCTCCTGGCTGATGGCGATCCTGACGGTCGTGCTCGCGGGCAAGGGGGTTTCCGCTCTCCAAGAGGCGGGCATCATTGCCATAGCGCCGCTTCGCGATGTGCCCAGGCTCTCAATACTTGGCCTGTTCCCTACATGGCAATCCGTGCTGGCGCAGCTCCTGATGGCGGTGGCTATCGCGATCGGGTTCGCCTGGAACCGTCGCGGCGATCGGGGCAGGGCATCGGCTCACTAG